A region from the Silene latifolia isolate original U9 population chromosome 7, ASM4854445v1, whole genome shotgun sequence genome encodes:
- the LOC141590135 gene encoding protein FAR1-RELATED SEQUENCE 5-like, whose protein sequence is MASMLNRKDEDLVKQNGVQPDRQELCREVEKRFTPYIGQEFGGLEDAVTFYKIYAIACGFDVRRYTTKKWRGGEIKSKLVVCNREGFAHKTPRKDQDDGLDGEKSQRKFRVTRVGCKVRIRLYMKNGLLLIDRFHEGHNHELISLKDREFQKLSRNITDYHKMIIVSNSRIGATKIYRICKEQVNGYENIGVSLNDFKNFHRDVKCFIHERDGQLFVDRFKEMTETRTGFYFDYDLDDDGSLRRAIWADGTARDNYKIFGDAVSFDPTYSTNKYSMVFTPFTVLTTINDP, encoded by the exons ATGGCAtcaatg ttgaataggaaggatgaaG ACTTGGTAAAACAGAATGGGGTTCAACCTGACAGGCAGGAGCTGTGTAGGGAGGTGGAGAAGAGGTTTACACCGTACATCGGCCAGGAGTTTGGGGGGCTTGAGGATGCGGTGACTTTTTATAAGATATACGccattgcttgtgggtttgatgtACGTAGGTACACAACAAAAAAATGGCGTGGCGGTGAGATCAAGTCAAAGCTCGTCGTCTGCAATCGAGAAGGTTTCGCTCACAAGACGCCCAGAAAAGATCAGGATGACGGACTGGATGGGGAGAAGTCACAGAGGAAATTCAGGGTCACTAGAGTGGGGTGTAAAGTGAGGATACGACTATATATGAAGAATGGTCTTTTATTAATTGACCGGTTCCACGAGGGTCACAATCACGAGCTTATCTCACTTAAGGACAGAGAGTTCCAGAAATTGTCGCGTAACATAACAGATTATCACAAGATGATAATCGTTTCAAACTCAAGG ATAGGAGCAACAAAAATATACAGAATTTGCAAAGAACAAGTGAATGGATACGAAAACATTGGAGTAagcttaaatgattttaagaacttccataggGATGTTAAATGTTTCATTCACGAACGGGATGGTCAGTTGTTTGTTGACCGTTTCAAGGAAATGACTGAAACAAGAACAGGTTTCTACTTTGACTATGACCTTGACGATGATGGCAGCCTACGTAGGGCCATATGGGCGGACGGTACCGCTCGAGATAATTACAAAATTTTTGGTGATGCGGTGTCATTCGACCCAACTTACTCCACCAATAAGTATTCTATGGTATTCACACCATTCACAGTGTTGACCACCATAAACGATCCGTGA
- the LOC141590136 gene encoding protein FAR-RED IMPAIRED RESPONSE 1-like codes for MPSKFGVSRSDYNEFICKINDLIWDDELEAAEFDGIWEQMIQDHGVGVNDWFAETYAIRGQWVMAHCRDLRMASIMRTTQRSESENSFFKRFENKSGTLVEFWMRFESAMNQQRHTQKQLDNMDKHSSATASTHLALEIHDAKVYTYSAFHKFKQEAIFSIDTCRIGGFTERGELEVITVKDSTRKKNFEVVYSPGTENMQVIDEKQIAMSIMWSEVHEAVGLLRDKGIADVDSFSAVIRSFKQSLSPLGEVLNKNQQMEKFLNCTVCEVVTILPPKNSKNKGTGKRLLSAKTKAMVLARKPKRKCKNCKRMTNHDKRNCPNPFSAHTPLCEGSSEPEEDEGEEKEELESEQE; via the exons atgCCAAGTAAGTTTGGCGTCTCGAGAAGCGATTATAATGAGTTCATATGTAAAATTAATGACCTTATATGGGACGATGAGCTTGAGGCAGCAGAATTTGATGGTATCTGGGAGCAAATGATTCAAGATCATGGTGTTGGCGTAAATGATTGGTTTGCAGAGACATATGCTATAAGGGGACagtgggtgatggcgcattgcagaGATTTGAGGATGGCGTCGATTATGAGGACAactcaaagatcagagagcgaaaatagctTTTTCAAGAGGTTTGAGAACAAGTCAGGAACattggttgagttttggatgcgttttgagagCGCTATGAACCAACAAAGACATACACAGAAGCAGCTTGACAACATGGATAAGCACTCGTCCGCAACGGCGTCAACACATCTGGCATTAGAGATTCATGATGCAAAGGTGTACACCTATTCAGCTTTCCACAAATTCAAACAAGAAGCCATCTTCTCAATTGATACATGTAGAATAGGAGGTTTCACTGAGAGAGGCGAGCTAGAGGTAATTACTGTCAAAGATTCAACCAGAAAGAAGAATTTTGAAGTTGTGTACAGTCCAG GAACAGAAAACATGCAAGTCATCGATGAAAAACAAATTGCAATGTCAAtaatgtggtcagaagttcatgaaGCTGTAGGGCTCCTTCGAGACAAAGGAATAGCTGATGTTGACAGCTTCTCCGCTGTAATTAGATCATTTAAACAGTCCCTGTCACCATTAGGGGAAGTGttgaataaaaatcaacaaatggagAAATTTCTGAATTGTACGGTATGTGAGGTAGTGACGATATTGCCACCAAAGAATTCGAAAAACAAGGGGACCGGAAAAAGATTGCTGTCAGCcaaaacaaaagcaatggtgTTGGCTAGGAAACCCAAACGTAAGTGTAAGAATTGCAAGAGAATGACAAATCACGACAAGAGAAACTGCCCTAACCCCTTCTCAGCACACACGCCATTGTGCGAAGGGTCGTCTGAACCAGAAGAGGATGAGGGAGAGGAGAAGGAAGAGCTGGAGTCAGAACAAGAATAG